The Montipora capricornis isolate CH-2021 chromosome 3, ASM3666992v2, whole genome shotgun sequence genome window below encodes:
- the LOC138041038 gene encoding NK1 transcription factor-related protein 1-like isoform X2, with the protein MDALRSRGSPSSHSEDFQGLSAAEDESIQEARHAVTSFSVKDILDPHKFNAPKRRTSESDSETESFDKEDAKNDPPWHSFMATSRLNRAHKSNEIEKFTEKEKFAEESSILQENDETKSTTASKSKRKRTASERSKEGKPRRARTAFTYEQLVALENKFKSTRYLSVCERLNLALSLSLTETQVKIWFQNRRTKWKKQNPGVDVTAPPRPTSLPHAPSMTGYGSGILCTSQCPATQIHHFSHYPNPATAHALPCIIRPHPTYGHL; encoded by the exons GAGTCGAGGTAGTCCAAGCAGTCATTCAgaggactttcaaggcctttCCGCCGCTGAAGACGAATCTATACAAGAGGCGCGACATGCCGTAACTTCTTTTAGTGTCAAAGATATTTTGGATCCACACAAGTTTAACGCTCCCAAGAGGCGGACAAGCGAAAGCGACTCAGAAACTGAAAGTTTCGACAAAGAAGATGCCAAAAATGATCCCCCTTGGCATTCATTTATGGCGACATCTCGACTCAACCGGGCACATAAATCAAATG AAATTGAGAAGTTTACGGAAAAAGAGAAGTTCGCAGAGGAATCATCCATTCTCCAGGAAAACGATGAAACTAAATCAACAACGGCTTCGAAATCAAAAAGAAAGCGAACCGCCTCGGAACGCTCAAAGGAAGGAAAACCAAGAAGGGCAAGAACCGCTTTCACGTACGAACAACTCGTTGCTTTAGAAAACAAGTTTAAGAGCACGAGATACCTATCTGTTTGTGAAAGACTAAACTTAGCGCTCTCATTGAGCCTGACAGAAACGCAAGTGAAAATTTGGTTCCAAAACCGACGCACAAAGTGGAAGAAACAGAATCCTGGTGTGGATGTTACTGCTCCACCACGACCTACTTCTTTGCCGCACGCGCCTTCAATGACAGGATATGGAAGTGGAATTTTATGTACATCGCAATGTCCGGCCACGCAGATTCACCACTTCTCTCACTATCCAAACCCCGCCACTGCCCACGCTTTACCGTGTATTATCAGACCGCATCCAACATACGGACATTTGTAA
- the LOC138041038 gene encoding NK1 transcription factor-related protein 1-like isoform X1, protein MYIRPYSVQQYRSEGQCARSLFGQRSRGSPSSHSEDFQGLSAAEDESIQEARHAVTSFSVKDILDPHKFNAPKRRTSESDSETESFDKEDAKNDPPWHSFMATSRLNRAHKSNEIEKFTEKEKFAEESSILQENDETKSTTASKSKRKRTASERSKEGKPRRARTAFTYEQLVALENKFKSTRYLSVCERLNLALSLSLTETQVKIWFQNRRTKWKKQNPGVDVTAPPRPTSLPHAPSMTGYGSGILCTSQCPATQIHHFSHYPNPATAHALPCIIRPHPTYGHL, encoded by the exons GAGTCGAGGTAGTCCAAGCAGTCATTCAgaggactttcaaggcctttCCGCCGCTGAAGACGAATCTATACAAGAGGCGCGACATGCCGTAACTTCTTTTAGTGTCAAAGATATTTTGGATCCACACAAGTTTAACGCTCCCAAGAGGCGGACAAGCGAAAGCGACTCAGAAACTGAAAGTTTCGACAAAGAAGATGCCAAAAATGATCCCCCTTGGCATTCATTTATGGCGACATCTCGACTCAACCGGGCACATAAATCAAATG AAATTGAGAAGTTTACGGAAAAAGAGAAGTTCGCAGAGGAATCATCCATTCTCCAGGAAAACGATGAAACTAAATCAACAACGGCTTCGAAATCAAAAAGAAAGCGAACCGCCTCGGAACGCTCAAAGGAAGGAAAACCAAGAAGGGCAAGAACCGCTTTCACGTACGAACAACTCGTTGCTTTAGAAAACAAGTTTAAGAGCACGAGATACCTATCTGTTTGTGAAAGACTAAACTTAGCGCTCTCATTGAGCCTGACAGAAACGCAAGTGAAAATTTGGTTCCAAAACCGACGCACAAAGTGGAAGAAACAGAATCCTGGTGTGGATGTTACTGCTCCACCACGACCTACTTCTTTGCCGCACGCGCCTTCAATGACAGGATATGGAAGTGGAATTTTATGTACATCGCAATGTCCGGCCACGCAGATTCACCACTTCTCTCACTATCCAAACCCCGCCACTGCCCACGCTTTACCGTGTATTATCAGACCGCATCCAACATACGGACATTTGTAA